GATGAAAATTCCAGAAGGAACCGAGTCAGGACAAGTCTTCCGTCTGAAAGGACATGGAATTCCTTATCTTGGTGGCTACGGAAAAGGGGATCAACACGTGATTGTTAAGATCGAGATCCCTAAAAAATTGACTAGACGACAAAGAGAATTGATCGAAGAATTTGCCCGCGAATCAGGAGAAGGAGTCTCCGGTTCCAAGGGTAAGATTTTTACGAATAAGTAAACCTGCTAAAAGGAAGTTTCATGACCCAAAAAGTCAAGATCGGAGTAATCGGTACAGGCCATATGGGCCAATACCACGTGAACGTGGCAAAGACCTTAAGTGATGCGGAAATGATCGGTATCTATGATTCCGATTCCGAGAGAGCAGGGCAGATGGCAGACAAGCATAAGACTTCTGCCTTCTCGACTGTGAACGATCTGATCAAGAATGTGGACGCAGTCGTGATTGCAGTTCCCACCTTCTTACATCATGAAATTGCAAAGAAGGCATTAGAAGCCGGCAAACATGTACTAGTCGAAAAACCGATTGCAGAAACTCTTGAACAAGCCAAAGAACTCGTAGCTCTTTCTGAGAAGAACGATCTGGTACTTCAAGTGGGTCACGTAGAACGCTTTAACGGAGCGGTTCTGGAATTAGGCAAGATCGTAACCGAGCCATTGCTTGTTGAATCCAGAAGACTTGCGCCTTTCAATCCTAGGATCAAAGATGTAGGCGTGGTTCTGGATATGATGATCCACGATATCGATATCGTTTTGAATCTTGTAAAATCTCCCGTCAAATATCTAAGTGCTGTGGGAACTAAAGTAGTTT
Above is a window of Leptospira semungkisensis DNA encoding:
- a CDS encoding Gfo/Idh/MocA family protein, coding for MTQKVKIGVIGTGHMGQYHVNVAKTLSDAEMIGIYDSDSERAGQMADKHKTSAFSTVNDLIKNVDAVVIAVPTFLHHEIAKKALEAGKHVLVEKPIAETLEQAKELVALSEKNDLVLQVGHVERFNGAVLELGKIVTEPLLVESRRLAPFNPRIKDVGVVLDMMIHDIDIVLNLVKSPVKYLSAVGTKVVSNHEDIAAVVLHFENGTIANISASRNTQSKIRTLNITQKDVYITLDFSDQEIELHRQATSDILLRTGEIKYRQESIVEKIFVHKDNPLKQEQEHFVKCILKETDPLVDGKSDIQTLEIAYKILKEIHKN